A window from Listeria seeligeri serovar 1/2b str. SLCC3954 encodes these proteins:
- a CDS encoding GNAT family N-acetyltransferase — MLDKSVPHIPVVMVNYDATNFPEFSLPEGYSFRFYEQGLEEAWCKLQLETGQVASIEVIRERFQTEFGNEKEKLAKRCLFVQTANEEIVGTAMLWNGDTFGELASRIHWVAVLDTHGGKGIAKALLTKILSLNKNDFVYLTTQTGSYQAIYLYQKFGFIKYIGETPLNWKTTNFPEQNEKAWQIIENKISEHKR, encoded by the coding sequence ATGCTTGATAAATCAGTACCACATATTCCAGTCGTAATGGTGAACTATGACGCGACAAATTTCCCGGAGTTTAGCTTGCCAGAAGGATACTCATTTCGATTTTACGAACAGGGCCTTGAAGAAGCGTGGTGTAAATTACAATTAGAAACTGGTCAAGTAGCCTCTATTGAAGTAATTCGCGAGCGTTTCCAAACCGAATTCGGGAATGAAAAAGAAAAGTTAGCGAAACGTTGCCTTTTCGTGCAAACTGCAAACGAAGAAATTGTTGGAACTGCGATGCTCTGGAATGGGGATACTTTTGGCGAATTGGCGAGTCGAATTCACTGGGTTGCTGTTCTTGATACGCACGGCGGGAAAGGTATTGCCAAAGCATTGTTAACAAAAATACTTAGTTTAAATAAAAATGATTTTGTTTACTTAACAACCCAAACCGGAAGTTACCAAGCGATTTACCTTTACCAAAAATTTGGCTTCATAAAATATATCGGCGAAACACCTTTAAACTGGAAAACAACTAATTTTCCGGAACAAAATGAAAAAGCATGGCAAATAATTGAAAATAAAATTAGTGAGCACAAACGTTGA